A window of Oncorhynchus kisutch isolate 150728-3 linkage group LG10, Okis_V2, whole genome shotgun sequence contains these coding sequences:
- the LOC109883959 gene encoding leucine-rich repeat-containing protein 10B-like: MGNSSRKEEDEEEKGKVIEEEKRRRRKKKMKEEMEDDELPLGVEEMLASGDPVLDLSYKKFRRLPGVVCGLRHLEKLYVCRNSLRTLPENIVQLKGLRILALDFNKMENVPLAICQLRNLTRLYLGSNRLMSLPPELRNLQSLRCLWMESNYFTRFPRQLYDLPHLRSLQMGDNRLRTLPPDLWRMEALRGLWLYGNRFTEFPRVLLRMVDLEILDLDKNKIEVFPNLSRLPALRLFSYDHNPVEGPPGVGEEVLLVGEGAQEELQDRVDRKAKKEQEARDAEEAALAGDGPVIQGILKTAKQNSASHAGHKHDEAMPLTEEERRKKEMEAELEKALNDYGAGLEYDLEGIEYEKEFICEGEGYDGGELEYGRGDIDYEYDEGEELEEPGRQVGRY, translated from the coding sequence ATGGGCAACTCCTCCAggaaggaggaggacgaggaagagaaggggaaagtaatagaggaggagaagaggaggaggaggaagaagaagatgaagGAGGAGATGGAAGACGACGAGCTGCCCCTAGGGGTGGAGGAGATGCTGGCGAGCGGAGATCCCGTCTTGGATCTGAGCTATAAAAAGTTCCGCAGGTTGCCCGGTGTGGTCTGTGGGCTACGTCACCTGGAGAAGCTGTATGTGTGTCGTAACAGTCTGCGGACCCTCCCGGAGAACATCGTCCAACTGAAGGGCCTCCGCATCCTGGCTCTAGACTTCAACAAGATGGAGAACGTCCCGTTGGCCATCTGTCAGCTCCGTAACCTGACACGTCTCTACCTGGGCTCTAACCGCCTGATGTCTCTCCCTCCAGAACTACGTAACCTTCAGAGTCTTCGCTGCCTCTGGATGGAGAGCAACTATTTCACACGCTTCCCCCGCCAGCTCTACGACTTACCCCACCTCAGGTCCCTCCAGATGGGGGACAACAGGCTGCGGACTCTGCCCCCGGACCTGTGGCGTATGGAGGCTCTGCGAGGGCTGTGGTTATACGGAAACCGTTTCACCGAGTTCCCCCGTGTCTTACTCCGCATGGTGGATCTGGAGATTTTAGACCTGGACAAGAACAAGATCGAGGTGTTCCCTAATCTGAGCCGGCTCCCCGCCCTCCGCCTCTTCTCCTATGACCACAACCCAGTGGAGGGGCCTCCCGGCGTGGGGGAGGAGGTGCTGCTGGTGGGAGAGGGGGCCCAGGAGGAGCTGCAGGACCGAGTGGACAGGAAGGCTAAGAAGGAGCAGGAGGCGAGGGACGCGGAGGAGGCTGCGCTGGCCGGGGATGGGCCTGTGATCCAGGGCATTCTAAAGACGGCCAAACAGAACAGTGCGTCGCACGCAGGGCACAAGCATGACGAGGCCATGCCCCTAaccgaggaggagaggaggaagaaggagatgGAGGCGGAATTAGAGAAGGCGTTGAACGACTACGGGGCGGGGCTTGAATACGACTTGGAGGGGATAGAATACGAGAAGGAGTTTATATGTGAGGGGGAGGGGTATGATGGCGGGGAGTTGGAGTACGGACGAGGAGATATAGACTATGAGTATGATGAGGGGGAGGAGCTAGAGGAACCAGGAAGACAAGTGGGCCGGTATTGA